The Aureispira anguillae genome contains a region encoding:
- a CDS encoding acetyl-CoA C-acetyltransferase, with protein sequence MMEAYIYDALRTPRGRGNKKGALVGTTATQLVVTVMDALRQRHQLDTTQVEDMILGCVTQIMDQGANVAKTAAQHSGYGEHLTAVTLNRFCGSGLEAVNQAAAYIKSGFNDLMLAGGVESMSRVKIGLDGGAIAMDPSVAMPGHFVPQGISADLIATKYGYSRNDVDLFALESQKRAAKAWAENAFEKSVIAVKDINDFLVLDKDENVRPSTTLEGLSNLKPAFEKLGAMGGFDAVAIDRYPEVEAINHVHHAGNSSAIVDGAALALIGSKAAGERLGLQPRARIRSVATYGTDPTIMLVGPAPASRRALKKAGMSKTDIDLYEVNEAFASVSLRFMDDLGVDHNKVNVNGGAIALGHPLGATGCMLMGTALDELERRGLSTALITLCIGGGMGIATIIERV encoded by the coding sequence ATAATGGAAGCATATATTTATGATGCCCTACGAACCCCAAGAGGACGAGGAAATAAAAAAGGCGCTTTGGTTGGAACAACAGCAACACAACTCGTTGTAACGGTTATGGATGCCCTACGCCAACGCCATCAATTGGACACCACCCAAGTAGAAGACATGATCTTAGGTTGTGTAACGCAAATTATGGATCAAGGGGCCAATGTTGCCAAAACAGCTGCCCAACATTCGGGGTATGGCGAACACCTTACTGCTGTTACCCTAAATCGCTTTTGTGGATCGGGGTTAGAAGCTGTCAACCAAGCCGCTGCCTATATCAAATCGGGTTTTAACGACTTGATGTTAGCAGGTGGTGTAGAATCAATGTCTAGAGTAAAAATTGGATTAGATGGCGGTGCCATTGCAATGGATCCTTCTGTTGCTATGCCTGGGCACTTTGTTCCGCAAGGTATTTCTGCCGATTTAATCGCTACTAAATATGGTTACTCTCGTAATGATGTTGATTTATTTGCCTTAGAATCTCAAAAACGTGCCGCTAAAGCTTGGGCTGAAAATGCCTTCGAAAAATCAGTTATTGCCGTTAAGGATATCAATGATTTCTTGGTATTAGATAAAGATGAAAATGTTCGCCCAAGTACCACCCTAGAAGGACTTAGCAACTTAAAGCCAGCTTTTGAAAAACTGGGTGCAATGGGTGGCTTTGATGCTGTTGCCATTGATCGTTATCCCGAAGTTGAAGCAATTAATCACGTTCATCATGCAGGAAATTCCTCTGCTATTGTAGATGGTGCGGCCTTGGCATTGATTGGCAGTAAAGCAGCAGGCGAACGACTTGGTCTACAGCCTAGAGCAAGGATTCGTTCGGTTGCCACGTATGGTACAGATCCTACCATTATGTTAGTGGGGCCAGCTCCTGCTAGTAGACGTGCGCTAAAAAAAGCAGGGATGTCCAAAACCGATATTGACCTATATGAAGTCAACGAAGCCTTTGCTTCTGTTTCTTTGCGCTTCATGGATGACCTTGGGGTTGACCACAACAAAGTTAATGTCAATGGAGGAGCAATTGCCTTGGGACATCCTCTAGGAGCTACAGGGTGCATGTTAATGGGTACGGCATTAGACGAGTTAGAAAGACGAGGATTGAGTACCGCACTAATTACACTCTGTATTGGAGGAGGTATGGGAATTGCGACTATTATAGAACGAGTATAA
- a CDS encoding T9SS type A sorting domain-containing protein: protein MTSDITKHCQLFAVGTLLTLCGLFGSSVEAQCDFINDITGIVQGTLPVGNAANPALYTHIYVLVDNQGNIFATNNTPDFIGVPAGFYNLYAVNYSNAEAAAVLPLLAAGQAWFNVETYGNDDANFCLDYSLPYGSGCPIVVCDALTICEVDTLNNPAIAYNVTNHSQTYCLVCNDLIVGMESTGIFPLQDYPRAITGANCQLFGVNFNTVNGNPLAVGDIWTTTMDAECANNCIDFIGMDLNITPISQPSGNGISTTVDWWTTSGGCVGAQTATNEGEPFSEWVDNTCVPSYNPAPINARPVGGGDHLQQYAVSISHGRFACSGGMDLTQQPIFYTVECDSGGASILNVAVSNAGANISRVEAALYGPVDPSCPSFTGGTFVDCNDAGNNAISGLPMGDIMLTTAANPGEVYLVIVDTEGADQFRISSTTILLSTHLVAFEGHKEEQNNLLTWEVANEEDTDYYVLERSINGIDFSELSILPVHITSLSPTNYEYRDLLPGLGTKYYRLRTVYKDGQFEYSKVVALFREGDGLGTVRVYPNPVNNTFYAEFYASSTTELAYEIQDIVGQLIKKGTRETSLGVNKIELSLEDLPSATYVISLTLNGRRIQRKLIKQ, encoded by the coding sequence ATGACTAGCGATATAACAAAGCATTGTCAACTGTTTGCCGTAGGGACATTATTAACTCTATGCGGACTTTTTGGTTCGTCAGTTGAAGCACAGTGCGATTTTATTAACGATATAACAGGGATTGTACAGGGAACATTGCCTGTTGGGAATGCTGCTAATCCTGCTTTATATACCCATATTTATGTATTGGTCGATAATCAAGGTAATATTTTTGCCACCAATAATACACCTGATTTTATAGGCGTTCCCGCTGGCTTTTATAATCTTTATGCTGTTAATTATAGTAATGCAGAAGCGGCAGCAGTGCTGCCATTATTAGCGGCTGGACAAGCTTGGTTTAATGTGGAAACCTATGGGAATGATGATGCTAATTTTTGCTTAGATTATAGTTTGCCGTACGGCTCTGGTTGCCCAATTGTTGTTTGTGATGCTTTGACAATTTGCGAAGTAGACACCTTAAATAACCCCGCAATTGCCTATAATGTAACAAACCATAGTCAAACTTACTGTTTGGTTTGTAATGACCTAATTGTAGGAATGGAGTCTACGGGAATTTTTCCCTTACAAGATTACCCTAGAGCCATAACAGGAGCTAATTGTCAATTGTTTGGGGTAAATTTTAATACTGTAAACGGAAATCCACTAGCAGTTGGCGACATTTGGACTACTACTATGGATGCAGAATGTGCCAATAATTGCATTGATTTTATAGGAATGGATCTGAATATTACTCCAATTTCACAACCTTCGGGCAACGGAATTAGTACTACGGTTGATTGGTGGACTACAAGCGGAGGATGTGTAGGAGCGCAAACGGCTACTAATGAAGGAGAGCCTTTTTCAGAGTGGGTGGATAACACTTGTGTGCCAAGTTACAATCCTGCCCCAATTAATGCTCGTCCTGTGGGGGGAGGAGATCATTTGCAGCAGTATGCAGTAAGCATATCTCATGGGCGTTTTGCCTGTTCAGGAGGAATGGATTTAACCCAACAGCCCATTTTTTACACCGTTGAATGCGATTCTGGAGGGGCATCTATTTTAAATGTTGCCGTTTCTAATGCTGGGGCAAATATAAGTAGGGTAGAAGCGGCACTTTATGGTCCTGTTGACCCTTCCTGCCCAAGTTTTACGGGAGGAACTTTTGTCGATTGTAACGATGCGGGCAATAATGCTATTTCTGGTCTTCCGATGGGAGATATTATGTTAACAACAGCAGCTAATCCAGGAGAGGTTTATTTGGTGATTGTTGATACAGAAGGAGCAGATCAATTTAGAATTAGCTCCACTACTATTTTATTATCTACGCACTTGGTCGCCTTTGAAGGGCATAAAGAAGAACAAAATAACCTGCTAACTTGGGAGGTTGCCAACGAAGAAGATACCGATTATTATGTATTAGAACGTTCCATAAATGGGATTGATTTTAGCGAACTGTCTATTTTGCCTGTCCATATAACCAGTTTGTCACCAACTAATTATGAATATAGAGATCTGCTGCCTGGATTAGGGACAAAATATTATCGATTAAGAACAGTATACAAAGATGGGCAGTTTGAATATTCTAAGGTGGTTGCTTTGTTTCGTGAGGGAGATGGTTTAGGAACGGTTCGAGTTTATCCTAATCCAGTTAACAATACGTTTTATGCCGAGTTTTACGCATCTTCAACAACGGAATTAGCTTATGAAATTCAAGACATTGTTGGGCAACTTATCAAGAAAGGAACAAGAGAAACTAGTTTAGGGGTAAATAAAATAGAGTTATCTTTAGAAGATTTACCAAGTGCTACTTATGTAATTTCTTTGACGTTAAATGGCAGGCGTATTCAACGCAAGTTAATTAAGCAATAG
- a CDS encoding DUF481 domain-containing protein encodes MKFFVISWCVFFMHCSLSAQILNADRYGSKVDSVQTFKALFDIGFSIRKQVDLLFSLDSRLDLSYYYKRSLFVVVGNFKLFRSGSTNILNGGFAHTRIRLLKDNWIHPEFFGQYQLDGIRGMENRVLGGGNLRFILTKYDEGHLHCGLGAMYEFERWNYKAVPAASRPIDQIPIENHFLKLNFYISYTQKIKQIAYLQITAYFQTRPDAYFIHPRVSINGKMTFKFTKNIHFAILYNLFYDNLPPVPIDELYFSVVNKLTFTF; translated from the coding sequence ATGAAATTTTTTGTTATCTCTTGGTGCGTCTTCTTTATGCATTGTTCCTTATCTGCTCAGATTCTAAATGCAGATCGATATGGTTCAAAAGTAGACTCTGTACAAACCTTTAAGGCGCTGTTTGACATTGGCTTTAGCATTCGCAAACAAGTCGATCTTTTGTTTTCTCTTGACAGTCGATTGGATCTATCCTATTATTATAAGCGAAGTCTTTTTGTGGTAGTTGGAAATTTTAAATTATTTAGAAGCGGTAGCACCAATATCCTAAATGGAGGTTTTGCGCACACTCGCATTCGCTTGTTGAAAGACAACTGGATACATCCCGAATTTTTTGGACAATACCAACTGGATGGAATTCGAGGAATGGAAAATCGAGTTTTGGGAGGTGGCAACTTAAGGTTTATTCTCACCAAATACGATGAGGGGCATTTGCATTGTGGACTTGGAGCAATGTATGAATTTGAACGTTGGAATTATAAGGCTGTCCCAGCTGCCTCTCGTCCTATTGATCAAATTCCTATCGAAAATCATTTTCTCAAACTCAATTTTTATATTTCATACACCCAAAAAATTAAGCAAATTGCCTACTTGCAGATAACCGCTTATTTTCAAACTCGCCCTGATGCTTATTTTATTCATCCTAGAGTTTCTATCAATGGTAAAATGACTTTTAAATTTACCAAAAACATTCACTTTGCGATTCTCTACAATTTGTTTTATGATAACCTACCTCCTGTTCCTATAGACGAACTCTATTTTTCGGTTGTCAATAAATTGACGTTCACCTTTTAA
- a CDS encoding tetratricopeptide repeat protein yields MIKTIIFILASVTYSYAQPNCLAFKYYGDSLKCQACETLEKAKGHYQFTKKFQEVHDEAIAIDSTFAYAYREKSVAYLKSGDFITWKELVDKAVYYNPKDNLAYRGWCRYQFFGDYKGAIEDIEALEKLVDYDIGHSVNGDYHLTVAKALWYKAIGRSLKALDLIEGYLENSENAAGIYDYLHLGVLYFEQGKYQAAIAAFEKQEAWNNIADSHYYKALALEALDSPQEREKELEIAKALYLKGSKMFNHYTHYPDKIYLEDIEQALNGR; encoded by the coding sequence ATGATAAAAACTATAATTTTTATATTGGCATCTGTGACCTATAGTTATGCCCAACCTAATTGCCTTGCATTTAAATATTATGGGGATAGCTTAAAATGCCAAGCGTGCGAAACATTGGAAAAAGCAAAAGGGCATTATCAATTTACCAAAAAATTTCAAGAAGTGCACGATGAAGCAATTGCCATAGATTCGACTTTTGCCTATGCTTATCGAGAGAAATCTGTTGCTTATTTGAAGAGTGGCGATTTTATAACTTGGAAGGAGTTGGTCGATAAGGCAGTCTATTATAACCCCAAAGATAATTTAGCTTATAGGGGCTGGTGCAGATACCAATTTTTTGGCGATTATAAAGGGGCTATTGAAGATATAGAAGCCTTGGAAAAATTGGTTGATTATGATATTGGGCATTCTGTTAATGGTGATTATCATTTGACAGTAGCCAAGGCCTTGTGGTATAAAGCAATTGGAAGGTCCCTCAAAGCCTTAGATTTGATAGAAGGTTATTTGGAGAATAGCGAAAATGCTGCGGGAATTTATGACTACTTGCATTTGGGAGTGTTGTATTTTGAACAAGGTAAATACCAAGCCGCAATTGCTGCATTTGAAAAGCAAGAAGCTTGGAATAATATTGCCGATAGTCATTATTATAAAGCACTGGCTTTGGAAGCTTTAGATAGCCCACAAGAGCGAGAGAAGGAGTTGGAAATCGCCAAAGCACTTTATTTAAAAGGCTCTAAAATGTTTAATCACTATACCCATTATCCAGATAAAATTTATTTGGAAGATATAGAGCAAGCATTGAATGGAAGGTAG
- a CDS encoding 3-hydroxyacyl-CoA dehydrogenase NAD-binding domain-containing protein — MEHTAIKNDLLEYVIDSDGFATITINMVKEPTNLFSIDFIKYYLEIAQQIVEKPLVKGIILTSAHRDFMAGADLKFISKPPEDKAGLFREIIEVHKGFRALEQSGKPFVAAINGTALGGGYELALTCHHRIALNSSKIKIGLPEVQLGLLPGGGGTQRLSYLIGIPKATAYILQAKQFRPVQALAEGLVDQIADDQDALLAKAKQWILEHESVQQPWDSKNYKIPQGGLMSKTGSDTMIGGIGNLRKKTHGNYPGAQYAMAAIHDGMLLPIDRGLEVEARYFIKAFYSKEAQNIIRTGFFAINEAKKGKLKPKGFDFFNVNKVGILGAGMMGAGIAYVSAKAGMQVVLKDVSLEQATKGKEYSTHLLQKSVAKGRLSTEAMQDTLHRITPTQEAASLEGCDLIIEAVFEDPALKAKVTQEAEPKIAANKIYASNTSTIPISSLAKAAERPQNFIGMHFFSPVDKMPLVELIVGQQTSDYAVAAAIDYVTQIGKIPIVVNDSRGFFTSRVFSMFTREGILLLKEGVPAPMIENIARRIGMPVGPLAVTDEVSLTLMLHVMDADGGEKNPVHQELYATIKKLAIDLDRPGKKAGRGFYEYPEQGKKHLWSGLTEHFPNNIDYLEANIIGKRILHIMALESYKCLEEGVLNSPTDGDVGSLTGFGFPAYTGGVFSYIDYVGVQNFVADCDQFAAAYGSRFEVPASLRQMAVAGKTFY, encoded by the coding sequence ATGGAACATACAGCAATAAAAAATGACCTCCTTGAATATGTAATTGATAGCGATGGATTCGCCACGATTACAATCAATATGGTCAAGGAACCAACCAATCTATTTAGCATTGATTTTATCAAGTACTATCTAGAAATTGCGCAACAAATTGTAGAAAAGCCACTGGTTAAAGGAATTATTCTAACTTCTGCCCATCGTGACTTTATGGCTGGTGCCGATCTTAAATTTATTAGTAAACCACCAGAAGATAAAGCAGGGCTTTTTCGAGAAATCATAGAAGTGCATAAGGGCTTTCGTGCCCTCGAACAGTCAGGCAAACCCTTTGTTGCTGCGATCAATGGAACTGCTTTAGGAGGAGGTTATGAACTTGCGTTGACTTGCCATCATAGAATTGCACTGAATAGCTCCAAGATAAAGATTGGCTTGCCAGAAGTGCAACTGGGGCTATTGCCTGGTGGCGGTGGCACACAACGTCTTAGTTATCTAATTGGTATTCCTAAAGCGACTGCTTATATTCTTCAAGCCAAGCAATTTAGACCCGTTCAAGCTTTAGCAGAAGGCTTAGTTGATCAAATTGCTGACGATCAAGATGCCCTTTTAGCCAAAGCTAAACAATGGATTTTGGAGCATGAATCAGTGCAGCAACCTTGGGACAGCAAAAACTATAAAATCCCACAAGGGGGCTTGATGTCCAAAACTGGCTCCGATACCATGATAGGAGGAATTGGAAATTTGCGTAAAAAAACACATGGAAATTACCCTGGCGCACAATACGCTATGGCAGCTATCCACGATGGAATGTTATTGCCTATTGATCGAGGCTTAGAAGTTGAAGCTCGCTATTTTATTAAAGCCTTTTATTCTAAAGAAGCACAAAACATCATTCGTACTGGATTTTTTGCCATCAATGAAGCTAAAAAGGGAAAACTAAAACCCAAAGGGTTTGATTTTTTCAACGTCAATAAAGTGGGCATCTTGGGTGCGGGAATGATGGGAGCAGGAATTGCTTATGTGTCTGCTAAGGCTGGGATGCAAGTTGTACTCAAAGATGTAAGTCTTGAACAAGCAACGAAAGGCAAGGAATATTCTACTCATCTCCTACAAAAAAGCGTTGCTAAAGGTCGCTTATCTACTGAAGCCATGCAAGATACGCTTCATAGAATAACACCAACCCAAGAAGCAGCAAGCTTAGAAGGCTGTGATTTGATTATAGAGGCTGTTTTTGAAGATCCAGCGTTAAAAGCTAAAGTAACTCAAGAAGCAGAACCTAAAATTGCAGCCAATAAAATCTACGCTTCCAATACTTCTACCATTCCGATTAGTTCGTTGGCAAAAGCTGCCGAGCGACCTCAAAATTTTATTGGGATGCACTTCTTTTCTCCCGTTGATAAAATGCCGCTCGTTGAATTGATTGTTGGTCAACAAACATCCGATTATGCTGTGGCTGCTGCCATTGATTATGTCACTCAAATTGGTAAAATTCCAATTGTTGTAAATGATAGTAGAGGATTTTTTACTTCTAGGGTATTTTCTATGTTTACTCGTGAAGGAATTCTTTTACTAAAAGAAGGAGTGCCTGCTCCTATGATCGAAAATATAGCTCGACGAATAGGGATGCCTGTTGGTCCTTTAGCGGTTACGGACGAAGTTTCTCTTACGCTAATGCTTCACGTAATGGACGCAGATGGTGGGGAAAAGAATCCAGTTCATCAAGAATTGTATGCCACGATCAAAAAATTAGCCATTGACCTTGATCGACCAGGCAAAAAAGCGGGAAGAGGATTTTATGAATACCCAGAACAGGGCAAAAAGCATTTGTGGTCGGGTTTAACGGAACACTTTCCTAATAATATTGATTATTTAGAGGCCAATATCATTGGCAAGCGCATTTTGCATATTATGGCACTAGAATCTTATAAGTGCTTGGAAGAAGGCGTGTTAAATTCTCCGACAGATGGCGATGTTGGTTCTTTAACTGGCTTTGGCTTTCCTGCTTATACTGGTGGCGTTTTTTCTTACATCGATTATGTAGGCGTTCAAAATTTTGTGGCAGATTGTGATCAATTTGCAGCGGCTTATGGTTCTAGATTTGAAGTTCCTGCTTCACTTCGCCAAATGGCTGTGGCTGGCAAAACTTTTTACTAG
- a CDS encoding tail fiber domain-containing protein: MKTILTIICLLFVVTQIYSQGVGIGTVPNASAMLDVSATNRGLLIPRIALLNTLDGSTISNGNITSLLVYNTATVADVVPGYYYWTGAVWQPLGNDADHDITNEIQDLSYDPNTNILSLTNDASPVDLTALKDQDWYEVGGTTQANHINDNIYTQGNVGIGTTSPSTKLQIGSGAGTYRTWMDYGIYLGDDTDGIYVGVKDEGADREDAIIAWGDNPDESLRFLYNQTGLTTSEEHMRIQGGSGNVGIGTAIPATKLHVYDEVNGVFTGAIIDNRKTYGVGTGIDEVSRLSLALSEAGTPNPLNRVMGYIEAGTHSETNSTEGWLSLGTRSATVVSERLRIINNGNVGIGTPTPSQKLHLEGNQYMHDANQSELHLASENNSSNHSADIRMSNLTSGNGWLITEGALNANDNFTIQSFNSANQYHQRLYIDHATGNTGIGTNTPTSKLTVNGVLEINKVSDVSTIYFTSSATEPGYIRHSGNSNNAEMRFVASDDFDAGSPGDKFTFGGETGNVFTEVMRIQGNGSVGIGTTAPAQRLHVAGNILVSGTISSSDKRYKTGITKLEHSTALLAQINPVSYHFNTAAFKQGQFDDKLHFGVIAQELETILPNLVYTDEEGYKAVNYTDLIPLLIKSNQEQQAQIKKQEKRLAQQEAQMEKLLQMLNALKQ; the protein is encoded by the coding sequence ATGAAAACAATACTAACGATTATCTGTTTGTTATTTGTTGTTACACAAATTTATTCCCAAGGAGTCGGTATTGGAACAGTACCCAATGCTTCTGCCATGTTGGACGTAAGTGCTACCAATAGAGGCTTATTAATTCCTAGAATAGCCCTGCTAAACACCTTAGATGGCAGTACCATTAGCAATGGTAATATTACCTCTTTATTGGTCTACAATACGGCTACGGTTGCTGATGTTGTGCCTGGTTATTACTATTGGACGGGTGCAGTTTGGCAGCCCCTAGGGAATGATGCGGACCACGACATTACCAATGAAATTCAAGACTTATCTTATGACCCTAATACAAACATCCTATCCTTAACCAATGATGCGAGCCCTGTTGATTTAACTGCTCTAAAAGATCAGGATTGGTACGAAGTGGGAGGCACCACTCAAGCCAACCATATCAACGATAACATATACACACAAGGCAATGTAGGAATTGGAACAACTAGTCCCTCCACCAAACTACAAATTGGTTCTGGCGCAGGTACTTATAGAACTTGGATGGATTATGGAATCTATCTAGGAGATGATACAGATGGAATTTATGTTGGGGTAAAAGATGAAGGAGCAGATAGAGAAGATGCGATTATTGCATGGGGAGATAACCCTGACGAAAGTTTACGTTTTTTATACAATCAAACTGGCTTGACCACTTCAGAGGAGCACATGAGAATCCAAGGCGGTTCTGGAAATGTAGGAATTGGTACGGCGATTCCAGCCACTAAATTACATGTTTATGATGAAGTAAATGGCGTGTTTACAGGAGCAATAATAGACAATAGAAAAACCTATGGTGTAGGGACTGGCATTGATGAAGTAAGTAGATTGTCTCTTGCTCTTAGTGAAGCAGGAACCCCCAACCCACTTAATCGGGTCATGGGTTATATAGAAGCAGGAACGCATTCAGAAACCAACTCAACGGAAGGTTGGCTTAGCTTGGGAACAAGATCTGCAACTGTTGTAAGTGAGCGATTGCGGATTATTAATAATGGTAATGTAGGAATTGGTACCCCAACTCCTAGCCAAAAATTACATCTAGAAGGCAATCAATACATGCATGATGCCAATCAAAGTGAACTTCATTTGGCTTCCGAAAACAATAGTTCTAACCACAGTGCCGATATTAGAATGTCTAATTTAACCTCTGGTAACGGCTGGTTAATTACAGAAGGAGCTTTAAATGCCAACGATAATTTTACCATTCAATCTTTTAATAGTGCCAATCAGTACCATCAAAGGTTATACATCGATCACGCCACAGGCAATACAGGAATTGGTACCAATACCCCAACCAGCAAACTTACGGTAAATGGCGTACTAGAAATCAATAAAGTGAGTGATGTTAGTACGATTTATTTTACCAGCAGTGCCACTGAACCAGGTTATATCCGACATAGTGGAAATAGCAACAATGCAGAAATGCGATTTGTTGCTTCTGACGACTTTGATGCAGGAAGTCCTGGTGATAAGTTTACCTTTGGGGGGGAAACAGGAAATGTCTTTACTGAAGTAATGAGAATCCAAGGCAATGGAAGTGTAGGAATTGGTACTACTGCGCCTGCTCAACGCTTACACGTTGCTGGGAATATTTTAGTATCTGGAACGATTAGTAGTTCAGACAAGAGATATAAAACGGGCATTACAAAACTAGAACATAGCACAGCCTTATTGGCACAAATTAATCCTGTTTCTTATCATTTTAATACTGCTGCGTTCAAACAAGGTCAATTCGATGACAAATTGCATTTTGGTGTAATTGCACAAGAGTTAGAAACAATTTTACCTAATTTAGTTTATACAGATGAAGAAGGCTACAAAGCTGTTAATTACACCGATTTGATTCCTCTACTCATCAAAAGCAATCAAGAACAACAGGCTCAAATCAAAAAACAAGAGAAAAGATTAGCCCAACAAGAAGCTCAGATGGAGAAATTACTTCAAATGCTCAACGCTTTAAAGCAATAA